In the genome of Agromyces sp. CF514, the window ACGCGGCCCGCGGTGTCCATCCAGACGTGCCGGTCGTAGGTCGACGAGTCACCGGATGCCGACGAACCGAAGCCGACGATCTTGCCGCCGAGCGAGGAGTTGGTCTTGAACCACGCCTCCACCGCGAACGACTGGTCGCGCCAGACCTTGTCCTGCGAGATGGCACGGCCGCTGCTGGTGCCGCTGAAGCGGGCTGCCGTGTCGGTGTCGCCGTTGATGGCGCCGGCCTGGGCGAAGGTGACGCCCGAACCTCGCGTCGCGTTCGCACGTCCGAGCGTGTCGGCGACGCTCGTCGCCCCGACCGGCTCGCCCAGACGCCAGAAGTTCGTGGGCTGATCGCCCATCACGGTCGCCGCGTACGGGCTGAAGGTGCCGGATGCCGCTGCGGTGATGGTCAGCGTCGAGCCCCACGCGCTGTTGCCCAGGGGGTCGATCGCGCGCAGCCGGTAGGTGTAAGCCTGACCGGGGGTGAGGCCGGAGTCGACGAACGACATGGTCGGGCGGTCGTAGTAGCGCGACTTCTGCTGCGTCACGTACACCGGCGACGCGGTCTTCCCGTCGCGGATGACCTGGTAGGTGAGGGCCTCGTTGTCGCGATCCCAGTTCGCGATCCAGCTGGCCGTGACCACGCCGGCCGACGGCGAGGTCAGCTTCGGCACGAAGTTGTCTCCGGTCAGTCGAGGGCCGTCGGCGTTCGGCGCGATGGCGCGCGTCGCGAACCGGGCGAGACCCTGGAAGGACTTGTTGTTGATGTTCTGGAACTCGCCGCCGTAGACGACGTACCGGCCGTCGGTGTCGACGTTCCAGGGGCCCTGCCCCTGACCGGTGTAGGTTCCGGCATCCATCGACGGGTACCAGTTGAGTTCGTTCGGGGCGGGCGTGCCCGTCCAGCTGGGGTAGCCGTAGATGTCGGCCGTGTTCGTGCCCGTGGCGGCCTTCGAGAACGCCATCGCGCGCTGGAAGTCCCACGGGTCGGTCTGGGGGAAGCCGCCCATGTTGCCGCAGTAGTGGGAGTGCCCGGCGATGTAGATCACGTCGCCGGCCGCGGCGACCGAGTAGGTGTCGCCATGGCAGTCCGCCACCCACACGATGGCGCCGGTGTCCCAGTTGGCCCGGAACGTGTTCTCGAGCGTTCCGTTGCCGTACACGTACCCCGAACCGTAGAGGCTGTCGCCGTCGGTCTCGAGGCTGTAGATCGCGGAGTCGAGCCCGCCGTTCCTGACGGAGTCGTTCACCGCGAACGGCACGATGCTGCTGCCGACCGTGGAGTCGACCGCGCCGAGACCGTACCCGGGCCGGTCGGATCCGTTGAGGGTCGTGAAGTCGCCGCCGATGGCGACCTTCGTCTCATCGGGCGACACGATCATCGAGTACGCCCTGCCTCCCGCGAGCACCGGGGCCCACGGGAGGACTGCACCGTTCACTGAGCTCGCCGCTGCGGTGAAGCCCGGTCGTGCGTTTCCGCTCACCGACGTGAAGTGACCGCTGAAGTAGACGGTGGAGTTCGTGGCATCCATCGCGTAGACGCGGTTGTTGGCCCCGACGCCGAACGAGGTGGCGACGGCGCCCGTCGCGGTGTCGAACGCGACGATGCGATTGCGGGTCTCGTTGTTCACCAGGGTGAAGTCGCCGCCCGCGTAGAGGCGCGTGCCGTCGGGCGAGGACGCGAGGACCCTGACCTGGGCGTTGACGACCGGAGCCCACGGCAGCAGGTCGCCCGTGGTGACGTCGTACGCCAGCAGGTAGGTGCGGTCGACCTCGCTCACACCCGGTGCGACGCCCGTGGGCCTCGCCTTCGTGAAGTCACCGGCGACGTAGACGACGTTGCCGACGATCTCCTGGTCCCAGACCACGCCGTTGATCTGCGGCGCGGGCAGCGGATCGGTCGAGACGGTCGTCGGGACGCCCGTGTCGACCGGGAGGGTGTCCGCCGCGGCCGGTGCGGCGAACGCACCGATCGACATTCCGGCGGCGAGCAGAGCAAAGGTCGCAATACCGGCGGCGAAGCGCGCTCGCCACGACCTGGGTTCGGGTGTACCCATCGTGTCCTCAATCGGTAGCGGAGGGCTGACATTGTCCCCCGACAGGCACCGAATATACGACTGGAGCGTGCCCGCCGATGCTCCCCAATCCGGGGGGCGATGGGCGGATCGCCCCTCGGAAGGCGCCGTCAGGGCAGGATCGTCGCGACGAGATCGTCGTAGCGAACCGCGTTCGGAGCGTTCGTCGCGGCGCCGGACAGGTAGCCCTCGATGCCGATGACACCGGCCGCCTGGAGCGCCGCGCTGCTCGAGTTCGCGGTGAGCTGCCAGGCCGACGGCTCCGGGGAGCCGGACTGCCACGCCTTCGCACGGAGGGTGGTCGGACCCGTTCCGGTCGCCTGCACCCGGAGCATCACCTGCTGCCCTCCGGCGCAGCTCAACCCGGCGACGTCGACGTTCGCGAGCACGACCGTCGAGCCCTCGTTCAGCTGCAGCGTGCACGCGCCGTTCGTGAGGAACCTGATCCGGGCCTGGTAGAACGACGAGCCCACCTGCCTGACCACCGAGCCCGCCGTGGCCGCGCCCCCGGCAGCCGTCTTCTCGAGCGACATCCGCACGACGAGGTCGACCGACGAGGTCGGGTTGATCGGCAGCGTCGCGTGCCGGGTGAGGCCGGGCGAGTAGCTCGTGATGCCGGAGCCGCCGCCGACCTGGAACCCCGACGAGTCGTTGATCGCCCAGGTGCCGCCGACCGGTGCGACGCCCCAGCTCCCCGTCAGGGTGCGGGCGAAGTCGTCCTGGGCCACGACGCCGGGCGGCGGTGGCGGCACGTCCTCGTCGATCACGACCTGGCGCGTCGTGACCGCGGTGGCGCCGTCATCGTCCGTGACCGTCAACGTGACGGTGTAGGTGCCGGGATTGGCGTACGTCCGCGTCGCGGTCAGGCCGGATGCCGTCGACCCGTCGCCGAACTGCCACGCGTAGGCCTGGATCGTGCCGTCCTGATCGCTGGAGCCCGTCGCGTCGACGTCGACGGTGAACGCATCGATCGTCGTGCTGAAGGAGGCGGTCGGCGATTGGTTGACCGGTCCGCCGCCCCCGCCGGTGCGGCCGACCTGGTAGTGCTGGGCGATGCGCGACGGGGCCAGCACGGTCTTGTACACGGCCACTTCGTCGAGGTCGCCCGAGAAGTTCTGGTTGCCCGCGGGAGTCGCGTCGCCGCCGATCTTCCAGTAGCCGGGGAAGTTCCGGCCGTAGATCGTCTCGACCCGGTTCGCGACCTGCTGGCCGTCGACGTACAAGCGCATCCCGTCCGGGCCGAGCGTCGCGACCGCGTGGTGCCAGTTGCCGTCGTTGTAGCCGGCCCCGCTCTGCAGCGTGCGGTTCTGGGTGTCGAAAACCGTCCAGGACACGCGCCCGCCGTTCAGGTAGAGCGATCGGTTGTGCGTGCCCGAGGTGCCGGTCGCAGACCCGTTGTCGCCGAATCCGAGGATCTTGCCGCTGCTCGAGGTGGTGCGGAACCAGGCTTCCGCGGTCATCGAGTCGTCGGGCCAGACCGGCACGGTCGTCGCCGCCCGCCCGTTCGAGCTTCCGTCGAATCTCGCCGCGGTGTTCGTGTCACCTGCGATGCCGCCGGCGACGCCCTCCGTCACCCCGGAACCGCTCGATGCGTCGAGCTGGTTGGGCGTGCCGAACGAGAGGGTGGTGTTGGCGGTCGGTCCGGCGGAGTTGGCCAGGGTCGAACCCGTGCCATCGCCCATGCGGTAGTACCAGGTGGGACTGTCGGCGAAGACCGCCAGCGCATAGGCGCTCGGAGCGGACCCGGTGCCCGCGGTGGTCGAGACGGATTGCGAC includes:
- a CDS encoding LamG-like jellyroll fold domain-containing protein, which codes for MRSRLGTPAALTVAATIAALAAVFIASPARADTAPEPGLPATVSSDSLPTAQLNGVAWDQAIVGDTVFVGGNFSAARPAGAAPGASTVVRTHLLSYRLSTGQLTSWAPNLNGQVRAMDTSPDGSILYVVGAFTTVNGAARSRIVAFDTATGAVITGFNASANGELFAVTASNTTVFFAGNLTSAGGVSRPGRAAAAAASDGATTAWAPVLTDGRAYAMEVSPDGAKVVIGGSFLSANGSANPGFGLVGVNSTTGSTVSTPANNIIRNAGNSAAIYGMSSDGDSVYGSGYVLLSSSGTGNTEGTFRMDWATLNLIWMADCRGDEYGSASQGGVVYVAGHPHQCEWVGSFPERDPRTFQRALAFTKAPFSVVRENINYGKPATRPLAFFPDINLGNFTGQYQGPWTVQANDQYVAYAGEFTQVNGVGQQGLSRFAISAIAPDTDGPRESSGWSVNAAPFGSGAVRVSWPANHDRDNERLVYRVYRNGDTASPIVTLTGFSQFWDRPTMTYVDTDRPPGSGVSYRVSATDPFGNVAWSQSVSTTAGTGSAPSAYALAVFADSPTWYYRMGDGTGSTLANSAGPTANTTLSFGTPNQLDASSGSGVTEGVAGGIAGDTNTAARFDGSSNGRAATTVPVWPDDSMTAEAWFRTTSSSGKILGFGDNGSATGTSGTHNRSLYLNGGRVSWTVFDTQNRTLQSGAGYNDGNWHHAVATLGPDGMRLYVDGQQVANRVETIYGRNFPGYWKIGGDATPAGNQNFSGDLDEVAVYKTVLAPSRIAQHYQVGRTGGGGGPVNQSPTASFSTTIDAFTVDVDATGSSDQDGTIQAYAWQFGDGSTASGLTATRTYANPGTYTVTLTVTDDDGATAVTTRQVVIDEDVPPPPPGVVAQDDFARTLTGSWGVAPVGGTWAINDSSGFQVGGGSGITSYSPGLTRHATLPINPTSSVDLVVRMSLEKTAAGGAATAGSVVRQVGSSFYQARIRFLTNGACTLQLNEGSTVVLANVDVAGLSCAGGQQVMLRVQATGTGPTTLRAKAWQSGSPEPSAWQLTANSSSAALQAAGVIGIEGYLSGAATNAPNAVRYDDLVATILP